In a genomic window of Streptococcus oralis:
- a CDS encoding nicotinate phosphoribosyltransferase, translated as MYPDDSLTLHTDLYQINMMQVYFDQGIHNKKAVFEVYFRQQPFQNGYAVFAGLERIVHYLEDLRFSDSDIAYLETLGYHGEFLDYLRNLKLELTVRSAQEGDLVFANEPIVQVEGPLAQCQLVETALLNIVNFQTLIATKAARIRSVIEDEPLMEFGTRRAQEMDAAIWGTRAAVIGGANGTSNVRAGKLFGIPVLGTHAHALVQVYGNDYEAFKAYASTHRDCVFLVDTYDTLRIGVPAAIQVARELGDKINFKGVRIDSGDIAYISKKVRQQLDEAGYPDAKIYASNDLDENTILNLKMQHAKIDVWGVGTKLITAYDQPALGAVYKIVAIEDETGKMRNTIKLSSNAEKVSTPGKKQVWRITSREKGKSEGDYITYDGVDVASMTEIKMFHPTYTYIKKTVRNFDAVPLLVDIFKAGTLVYNLPSLTEIQAYARKEFDKLWDEYKRVLNPQHYPVDLARDIWQDKMDLIDKMRKEALGEGEEE; from the coding sequence ATGTATCCAGATGATAGTTTGACATTGCACACGGACTTGTACCAGATTAACATGATGCAAGTTTACTTTGACCAAGGAATTCACAATAAAAAGGCGGTCTTTGAAGTTTATTTCCGTCAGCAACCTTTTCAGAACGGTTATGCAGTTTTTGCTGGCTTGGAAAGAATTGTACATTATCTTGAAGACTTACGCTTTTCTGATAGCGATATTGCCTACTTGGAGACGCTTGGGTATCATGGAGAATTCTTGGACTACCTACGAAATCTCAAGTTAGAACTAACGGTTCGTTCTGCTCAGGAAGGGGACTTGGTTTTTGCTAATGAGCCGATTGTGCAGGTTGAAGGACCTCTAGCCCAATGTCAATTGGTCGAAACGGCTCTCTTAAACATCGTTAACTTTCAAACCTTGATAGCGACCAAGGCAGCACGTATTCGTTCAGTCATTGAAGATGAACCCTTGATGGAATTCGGTACACGTCGTGCGCAAGAAATGGATGCAGCTATCTGGGGAACACGCGCAGCCGTGATTGGAGGAGCCAACGGAACTAGCAATGTGCGAGCAGGGAAGCTCTTTGGCATTCCTGTCTTGGGTACTCATGCCCATGCCTTGGTACAGGTTTATGGAAACGACTATGAGGCCTTCAAGGCTTATGCGTCAACCCATCGTGACTGTGTCTTTCTAGTAGATACATATGATACGCTTCGCATCGGTGTGCCAGCTGCCATTCAGGTTGCTCGTGAACTGGGAGACAAGATTAATTTTAAAGGCGTTCGTATCGACTCAGGGGATATAGCCTATATTTCCAAGAAAGTTCGCCAACAGTTAGATGAGGCTGGATATCCAGATGCCAAAATTTACGCTTCCAATGACCTCGATGAAAATACTATCCTTAACCTCAAAATGCAACACGCTAAGATTGACGTTTGGGGGGTGGGTACCAAGCTGATTACAGCCTATGACCAGCCAGCTCTTGGGGCAGTTTATAAGATTGTGGCTATCGAAGATGAAACTGGTAAGATGCGCAATACCATCAAGCTTTCAAGCAATGCTGAAAAAGTATCGACACCAGGTAAGAAGCAAGTATGGCGCATTACTAGTCGTGAAAAAGGTAAGTCAGAAGGTGACTACATCACCTATGACGGTGTGGATGTTGCCAGCATGACAGAAATCAAAATGTTCCATCCAACTTATACCTACATCAAGAAGACCGTTCGAAATTTTGATGCTGTTCCTCTCTTGGTGGACATCTTCAAAGCAGGAACATTAGTTTACAACTTGCCTAGTTTAACAGAAATTCAGGCCTATGCTCGCAAGGAATTTGACAAGCTATGGGATGAGTACAAGCGTGTGCTCAATCCGCAGCACTATCCAGTAGATTTGGCGCGTGATATTTGGCAAGATAAGATGGACTTGATTGATAAGATGCGCAAAGAAGCCCTTGGTGAAGGAGAAGAAGAATGA
- a CDS encoding DUF6773 family protein has protein sequence MKNRKKLVIKDERTEKLDGNISGEILLGMCLFLALEIFAKVYIFNLTLLSYLSELLLLIGVGLYAIIRRMYVGIDIRDIVENTGKERILSALGFSIVILLIDIVGNREELVNLLTWKYSLKVVLAVIIYLVGSFSMDRVILYLNRRNQQVWEEEDEK, from the coding sequence ATGAAAAATAGAAAAAAACTTGTGATCAAAGATGAACGTACGGAAAAATTGGACGGAAACATTTCAGGAGAAATTCTCTTGGGAATGTGCTTATTTTTGGCACTGGAAATTTTTGCCAAAGTTTATATTTTCAATTTAACACTTTTGTCCTATTTATCAGAATTACTTTTATTGATTGGAGTCGGTTTGTATGCTATTATTCGCCGCATGTATGTAGGAATTGACATTCGAGATATTGTTGAGAATACTGGAAAAGAAAGAATTTTATCTGCTTTGGGATTTTCTATAGTGATTTTATTGATTGATATCGTAGGCAATCGCGAGGAACTGGTCAATCTATTGACTTGGAAGTACTCCCTAAAAGTGGTTCTAGCAGTTATCATCTATCTCGTTGGGAGTTTTTCTATGGATAGAGTTATCCTATACTTGAATCGCAGAAATCAGCAAGTTTGGGAGGAAGAAGATGAAAAATAG
- a CDS encoding amino acid permease, translated as MSENKKKNKMERGLTNRHVQVMAIAGTIGTGLFLGAGRSISLTGPSIILIYMITGAFMFLMMRAVGEMLYQDPEQHTFINFITRHLGKGWGYFSVWSYWLSVVFIGMAEITAISDYVRFWFPTWPSWMIQLVFLTILALVNLIAVKLFGEVEFWFAMVKIVAILAMIATGVFMVLTGFKTPHGVASLANISDQFSLFPNGVMNFVMAFQMVFFAYLMIEFIGVTTSETKNPRQVLPKAVKEIPLRIIFFYGGALIAIMAIIPWSYLNSSDSPFVTVFELAGIKWAAALINFVVLTSAASALNSTLYSTGRHLYQIAHDSPNRFLKAIKVDTLSRHNVPQNAIIASAILIALAAFINVLPGVSDAFALITASSSGVYIAIYILIMVAHLKYRKSQDFMADGYLMPQYRLLNPLTILFFVFVFVTLFLQESTFMGAVGSAIWILIFGIYSQWKFRK; from the coding sequence ATGAGTGAAAATAAGAAGAAAAACAAAATGGAGCGTGGTTTAACCAATCGCCATGTTCAGGTGATGGCCATTGCGGGGACAATCGGAACAGGACTTTTCCTAGGTGCTGGTCGCTCTATCAGCCTTACAGGACCTTCTATCATTCTGATTTACATGATTACTGGAGCCTTTATGTTTTTGATGATGAGGGCTGTTGGGGAGATGCTGTATCAGGATCCAGAACAACATACCTTTATCAACTTTATCACCCGTCATTTGGGGAAAGGCTGGGGATATTTCTCAGTTTGGTCTTATTGGTTGTCAGTTGTCTTTATCGGTATGGCAGAAATCACTGCCATCTCAGACTATGTCCGCTTCTGGTTTCCCACCTGGCCTAGCTGGATGATTCAGCTTGTCTTTTTAACGATTTTGGCTTTGGTCAATCTGATTGCGGTTAAGCTCTTTGGAGAAGTCGAGTTTTGGTTTGCTATGGTCAAGATTGTGGCGATTTTAGCCATGATTGCCACTGGGGTCTTTATGGTTTTGACGGGCTTTAAGACACCGCATGGTGTTGCAAGTTTGGCAAATATCAGTGACCAATTCTCTCTTTTTCCAAACGGAGTTATGAACTTTGTCATGGCCTTTCAAATGGTATTTTTTGCCTATCTGATGATTGAGTTTATCGGGGTAACAACTTCTGAAACAAAGAACCCTCGTCAGGTCTTGCCCAAAGCTGTTAAGGAAATTCCTCTCAGAATTATCTTCTTCTATGGGGGAGCTCTTATTGCGATTATGGCCATTATTCCTTGGTCTTATCTTAATTCTTCTGATTCTCCATTTGTAACAGTCTTTGAACTGGCAGGGATCAAGTGGGCGGCGGCTCTAATCAATTTTGTTGTCTTGACCTCAGCAGCTTCTGCTCTTAACTCAACTCTCTACTCAACAGGGAGACACCTATATCAGATTGCCCATGATTCGCCCAATCGTTTCTTAAAGGCCATCAAGGTCGATACCCTTTCTCGCCACAATGTTCCACAAAATGCCATCATCGCCTCAGCGATCTTGATTGCTCTGGCTGCCTTTATCAATGTGTTGCCAGGTGTTTCAGATGCCTTTGCTTTAATCACCGCATCCTCATCAGGTGTATACATCGCGATTTATATCTTGATTATGGTGGCTCATCTCAAATACCGCAAGTCACAAGACTTCATGGCTGATGGCTACCTCATGCCTCAGTATCGCTTGCTTAATCCCCTAACCATTCTCTTTTTTGTCTTTGTTTTCGTGACTCTCTTTTTGCAAGAGTCTACCTTCATGGGGGCAGTTGGTTCTGCTATCTGGATCCTTATTTTTGGGATTTATAGTCAGTGGAAATTTAGAAAATAA
- a CDS encoding helix-turn-helix transcriptional regulator has protein sequence MAKNLKLKLARVELDMTQGDLAEAVGVTRQTIGLIEAGKYNPSLSLCQSICRCLGKTLDQLFWEEEDEK, from the coding sequence GTGGCTAAAAATTTAAAGCTAAAACTAGCTCGTGTGGAACTTGATATGACACAGGGGGATTTGGCAGAGGCTGTTGGTGTTACTAGGCAGACTATAGGCTTGATAGAAGCAGGGAAATATAATCCTAGTCTTTCCCTTTGCCAGTCTATTTGCAGATGCTTAGGCAAAACTTTGGATCAATTATTTTGGGAGGAAGAAGATGAAAAATAG
- the nadE gene encoding ammonia-dependent NAD(+) synthetase → MSLQETIIQQLGVKPVIDAQEEIRRSIDFLKRYLKKHPFLKTFVLGISGGQDSTLAGRLAQLAMEEMRAETGDDSYQFIAVRLPYGVQADEADAQKALAFIQPDVSLVVNIKESADAMTAAVEATGSPVSDFNKGNIKARSRMIAQYALAGAHSGAVIGTDHAAENITGFFTKFGDGGADILPLYRLNKRQGKQLLKELGADPALYEKIPTADLEEEKPGLADEVALGVTYNEIDDYLEGKTISPEAQATIENWWYKGQHKRHLPITVFDDFWE, encoded by the coding sequence ATGAGTTTGCAAGAGACCATTATCCAGCAACTGGGCGTCAAACCAGTGATTGACGCCCAAGAAGAAATTCGTCGTTCGATTGATTTCTTAAAGAGATACTTGAAAAAACACCCCTTCCTTAAAACATTTGTACTAGGGATTTCTGGAGGACAAGACTCAACCTTAGCAGGGCGTTTGGCGCAATTAGCTATGGAAGAAATGCGAGCTGAGACAGGAGATGACAGCTACCAATTTATCGCTGTCCGCCTGCCATACGGAGTGCAAGCTGATGAAGCAGATGCTCAAAAAGCTCTTGCTTTCATCCAGCCAGATGTCAGCTTGGTTGTGAATATCAAGGAATCAGCTGATGCTATGACAGCTGCAGTCGAAGCGACAGGAAGTCCTGTTTCAGACTTTAACAAGGGAAATATCAAGGCTCGTAGTCGTATGATTGCCCAATATGCCCTTGCGGGTGCCCATAGCGGAGCGGTCATTGGAACAGACCATGCTGCGGAAAATATCACAGGCTTTTTTACTAAGTTTGGTGACGGTGGTGCAGATATTCTCCCACTTTATCGCCTCAATAAACGTCAAGGGAAACAACTCTTGAAGGAACTTGGTGCAGACCCAGCTCTTTATGAAAAAATCCCAACAGCAGATTTGGAAGAAGAAAAACCTGGACTTGCTGACGAAGTTGCACTTGGAGTCACTTACAATGAAATTGATGATTACCTTGAAGGCAAAACAATCAGCCCAGAAGCTCAAGCGACTATCGAAAACTGGTGGTACAAAGGCCAACACAAACGCCACCTACCAATCACCGTATTTGATGACTTTTGGGAGTAA
- a CDS encoding DUF6773 family protein, translating into MKNRFFYYQLLDEREEQLINKAGTESFNVFIGLILLSYLVAVLAPALFNSNILLVTLLLGISFFFNRARQLGVTYYSRFHFTIVGCLLVTLAITTLLMLENYQFNIEIYQHNPLNVKYLSAWVITYLIYLPWVFIGNLGLKSYGEWAQKKFEQDMDELENGE; encoded by the coding sequence ATGAAAAATAGATTTTTTTATTATCAATTACTAGACGAAAGAGAAGAACAACTGATTAACAAAGCTGGGACAGAGTCTTTTAATGTGTTTATCGGGCTCATTCTGCTAAGTTATTTGGTGGCTGTATTAGCACCTGCTCTTTTTAATTCTAATATTCTTCTGGTTACCCTTCTTTTAGGAATTTCCTTCTTTTTCAATCGTGCACGACAACTTGGAGTGACCTACTATAGTCGTTTTCATTTTACGATTGTAGGGTGTTTGCTGGTAACTCTCGCTATTACGACTCTCTTGATGTTGGAGAATTATCAATTCAATATCGAAATTTATCAGCACAATCCTTTGAACGTTAAATACTTGTCTGCTTGGGTCATTACTTATCTGATTTACCTTCCTTGGGTTTTTATCGGCAATCTCGGCCTTAAAAGTTATGGTGAATGGGCTCAAAAAAAGTTTGAGCAAGATATGGATGAACTGGAGAATGGAGAATAG
- a CDS encoding redoxin family protein yields the protein MKKWQTCLLGVGSICCLAACSAKNMTEESTMKEQTKTEQVSSQTATKGQAVGDFELMGVDGKTYRLSDYKGKKVYLKFWASWCSICLASLPDTDEIAKEAGDDYVVLTVVSPGHKGEQSEADFKNWYKGLDYKNLPVLIDPSGKLLESYGVRSYPTQAFIDREGKLVKTQPGFLDKDMILKTLKEMG from the coding sequence ATGAAAAAATGGCAAACATGTCTCCTTGGAGTAGGCTCAATCTGTTGCTTGGCAGCCTGTTCGGCTAAAAATATGACAGAGGAATCTACTATGAAGGAGCAAACGAAAACAGAACAAGTCAGTTCGCAAACTGCGACTAAAGGTCAGGCGGTTGGTGATTTTGAACTGATGGGAGTAGATGGTAAGACCTATCGTTTATCTGACTACAAAGGCAAGAAAGTCTATCTTAAATTCTGGGCTTCTTGGTGTTCCATCTGTCTGGCTAGCCTTCCAGATACGGACGAAATTGCTAAAGAAGCTGGTGATGACTATGTGGTATTGACAGTGGTCTCTCCTGGGCACAAGGGAGAACAATCTGAAGCTGACTTTAAGAACTGGTATAAGGGCTTAGATTATAAAAATTTACCGGTTTTAATTGATCCATCAGGCAAACTTTTGGAAAGTTATGGTGTTCGTTCTTACCCGACTCAAGCCTTTATAGACAGGGAAGGCAAGCTGGTCAAAACGCAACCAGGTTTTCTGGATAAGGATATGATTTTAAAAACATTGAAAGAAATGGGGTAG
- a CDS encoding GNAT family N-acetyltransferase, translated as MHVRLENKESHKAQEIANQIRAYNRSKREEAESEPLNLYVEDEMGNLMAGLVAETFGNWLEIEYLFVKEELRGQGIGSKLLERAENEAKNRNCRFAFVNTYQFQAPDFYLSHGYKEVFALQDYPYTGQRYYYQKDL; from the coding sequence ATGCACGTTAGATTGGAAAATAAGGAATCACATAAAGCGCAAGAAATCGCGAATCAAATTCGTGCTTATAATCGTTCCAAAAGAGAAGAGGCTGAAAGCGAGCCACTGAATCTTTATGTTGAAGACGAAATGGGCAATCTCATGGCGGGCTTAGTAGCTGAGACTTTCGGAAATTGGTTGGAAATCGAATATTTATTTGTGAAAGAGGAATTGAGGGGACAAGGAATTGGTTCAAAACTATTGGAGCGAGCAGAAAATGAAGCCAAGAATCGAAACTGTCGTTTTGCTTTTGTCAACACTTACCAGTTTCAAGCGCCAGATTTTTATCTAAGTCATGGCTACAAGGAAGTTTTTGCCTTGCAAGACTATCCCTACACAGGACAAAGATACTATTACCAAAAGGATTTGTGA
- a CDS encoding GNAT family N-acetyltransferase, whose protein sequence is MKAIGTQILQTERLILRRFVESDAEAMFQNWASSAENLTYVTWDPHPDVEATRNSIRNWVASYTNPNYYKWAICLKENPEHVIGDISIIEMHEEDLSCEIGYVLGKNFWGRGMMTEALKAVLDFCFTQAGFQKVRARYASLNPASGRVMEKAGMSYLKTIANGVERKDYVADLIYYQISREDR, encoded by the coding sequence ATGAAAGCAATCGGTACGCAAATATTACAGACAGAACGTTTAATTTTGAGAAGATTTGTGGAGAGTGATGCAGAAGCCATGTTTCAAAATTGGGCTTCGTCTGCTGAGAATCTGACCTATGTCACCTGGGATCCTCATCCTGATGTTGAAGCGACTCGGAACTCGATTCGAAATTGGGTTGCATCCTATACTAATCCCAACTATTACAAATGGGCCATTTGTCTCAAAGAGAACCCAGAGCATGTGATAGGAGATATCAGCATCATTGAAATGCACGAGGAAGATTTAAGTTGTGAAATTGGGTATGTTTTAGGAAAAAACTTTTGGGGCCGAGGTATGATGACAGAGGCCTTGAAAGCTGTGTTAGACTTTTGTTTTACTCAAGCAGGCTTTCAAAAGGTCAGAGCTCGTTACGCCAGTCTTAACCCAGCTTCAGGCCGTGTGATGGAGAAAGCTGGAATGTCCTATCTAAAAACTATTGCCAATGGTGTGGAGAGAAAAGACTACGTTGCGGATCTTATTTATTACCAGATAAGTAGGGAAGACAGGTGA
- the ccdA2 gene encoding thiol-disulfide oxidoreductase-associated membrane protein CcdA2: MDNIIFFISVFLAGILSFFSPCILPLLPVYAGVLLDDKDGAQASSGKISISLVSLVRTLAFIAGISFIFILLGYGAGFLGNLLYASWFQYVTGAVIILLGLHQMEVLHLQGLYKERRLQLKRQGQKGNGYSQAFLLGLTFSFAWTPCVGPVLGSVLALAASGGSGAWQGAGFMLVYTLGLALPFLVLALASSYVLKHFRKLHPYLGTLKKVGGFLIIVMGILVLLGNASILTTLFE, translated from the coding sequence ATGGACAATATAATCTTTTTTATCAGTGTTTTTCTTGCTGGAATTCTTTCCTTCTTTTCTCCTTGTATCTTACCCTTGTTACCGGTCTATGCAGGGGTCTTGTTGGATGACAAAGATGGTGCTCAGGCTTCTAGCGGAAAAATTTCAATCTCACTTGTTAGTTTAGTGAGAACTCTGGCCTTTATAGCGGGGATTTCTTTTATCTTTATCTTACTGGGCTATGGAGCTGGTTTTTTAGGCAATTTGCTTTATGCTTCTTGGTTTCAGTATGTGACGGGTGCGGTCATCATTCTCTTGGGCTTGCACCAGATGGAAGTTTTACATTTGCAGGGGCTCTACAAGGAAAGAAGGCTACAATTAAAGAGACAGGGGCAAAAGGGTAACGGATATAGTCAGGCATTTTTACTGGGGTTGACCTTTAGTTTTGCTTGGACGCCATGTGTAGGGCCAGTTCTGGGGTCTGTTTTAGCCTTGGCGGCTTCAGGTGGTTCAGGAGCTTGGCAGGGTGCTGGTTTCATGTTGGTTTACACGCTGGGTTTAGCGCTGCCATTTTTGGTTCTAGCTCTCGCCTCCAGCTATGTTTTGAAACATTTTCGAAAACTCCATCCCTACCTCGGAACTCTCAAAAAAGTGGGTGGTTTCCTCATTATCGTGATGGGAATCTTGGTGCTTTTGGGGAATGCTTCCATTTTAACTACATTATTTGAATAG